The region GCCGGCACCATTAGACGTTTCGATTTGGCATTCTATTTGGTCTGTAGAAAAAAGCAAAAATACTTTTATCAAAATAAAACCAAAAGATGCTATTTTCGATTTTAATGTAGGTTATGCAGGTACTTTAATTTTAGGGATTTGTTTCGTGCTTTTAGGGGCTTTAGTTATGTATAAATCGGGAGAAACTTTTTCTAATAAAGGAGGAGTTTTTGCATCGCAGTTAATTACTTTATACACTAAAAACTTGGGCAATTTTTCTTATATATTTATTGCTGTTGCTGCATTTACCACCATGTTTAGCACAACGATTACAACGCTAGATGCTTCACCAAGAGCCATGAACAGAAGTTCAAAATTACTATTTAACAAAGAGTTTAAATTTGGTTATTGGTTTTGGATTCTTCTTCTCTTTACAGGTACCTTTATAATACTTCAATTTTATATGGAAAACATGGGAGGTTTGATAAAAATAGCAACTATTTTATCTTTTTTAACGGCTCCTTTTTATGCAATCTTAAATTATATTTTAATTACAGGGAAACATACGCCAAAAGAACATCAACCTAAATTATTTACACGAATTTTAAGTATTATTGGTATCGCATTCCTTGTAGGATTTAACTTTTGGTTTCTAAAAAATTTGTAGTCATTTAAAATATTCTGATAAATAATATCGCTTTCGATTCCTAGACATACATTGCAAATTTTAAAAATAGATGGGCAAGGAATAAATACCTTTAAAATCTGTACTTTTTTACAATTTACTTTCCCTAATTTCTTCGTAAATTTGCATTCTAAATTCAAGAAAAATGGCGATAGAATCTGTAGTACTTCCTGAAAGACCCAAAAAACCAAAATGGTTACGCGTAAAATTACCAGTTGGTAAAAAATATACTGAATTAAGAGGTTTGGTGGATAAATATAAATTAAACACCATTTGTACCAGCGGAAGTTGTCCGAATATGGGAGAATGTTGGGGAGAGGGAACCGCAACTTTTATGATTTTAGGGAATATATGTACGCGTTCTTGTGGATTTTGTGGCGTAAAAACAGGAAGGCCAGAAACTGTAGAATGGGATGAACCTGAAAAAGTTGCACGATCTATTAAAATTATGGGCATTAAGCATGCTGTAATTACATCGGTGGATAGAGATGATTTAAAAGACGGTGGGTCTATTATTTGGGCAGAAACTGTAGAGGCTATTCGTAGAGCAAATCCGAATACAACTTTAGAAACTTTAATTCCAGATTTTCAAGGCAACACCAAACAAATTGACCGCATTATTGAAGTGCATCCCGAAGTGGTTTCTCATAATATGGAAACGGTAAGAAGATTAACTCGTGAAGTTCGAATTCAAGCAAAATACGACAGAAGTTTAGGGGTATTAAAATATCTTAAAGATAACGGAATGCGCTCAAAAACAGGTTTGATGTTGGGTTTGGGTGAAACTGAAGAAGAAGTAATAGAAACTATGAAAGACTTGCAAGGTGTTGGTTTAGATGTGTTAACAATTGGACAATATTTACAACCTACTAAAAAGCATTTACCACTAAAAGAATTTATAACACCAGAACAATTTAAAAAATACGAAACTATTGGTCTAGAAATGGGCTTTATGTATGTAGAAAGCGGACCATTGGTACGTTCATCTTACAAGGCTCATAAACATGCTAAATAAAAATAATAGGATATCCATCTTATAAAAAATTTATACCAAAAATATATTGAAAATAAAATGGGAGTGTAATTTAAACTCTGTCTGTTAATTTTCGCTTTAACTATGACTTTAACATTTCCGATTGGATTCGAGCGTAGTCGAATCCAATCGGAATTGAAGTTTTACATTGCTGTACTTTCGTTATGGAGTGTCTAATCTTATTAGGTTAGCCTCAAAATCAGACTTTAATGCCAATAGCGCTTTTCATTTTTCTTTAGCGTTTAATACCATTTTAGACATATAATGCCGTAATAAATCGTTTCTTTTTCGCTTACTTTTTATTAAAAAAAATGACCAGAACAAAGGCTAAGCTCATTGTTTTTTAATTTCAATGAACCAAAAAATAATTCAATTTATTTACACGGCATTATACATATAAATTGGTATAATTTATCATTTCTCCATTCATTTAATTGAATTGCTAATAAAACTCCAATTACTACCAATACAATTTCGCCAATTGCATAAAGTAAATATTTGCTGAACTTGTTTTCAATCAATAAGCTTTGTCTCATCTTTTTAAAAAATTTTATCATTGGTTAGTGATTTCTGATCATGAAGTGTAAGGTGTTTGTGTATGATTAGTTGTATGATTTCAGCACTAAATTTAGCAAATAAAAACCGAATAGGAAATCCGCGAGTACTTTTGTAAGTAGGCTAACTAGCAATGAATTATATATATTTTTGTTGCTCTATGCTTTGCTTTAAATCAAATTTATACATTCATAATAATTTCTTTTATTTGTTCCATAGTAAAAGGCTTTTGTAAAACAAAATTAACGTCATGATCATTTTTAGTATTTTCATCAATGTCCCAACCTGTTACAACTACAATTTTAATTTTATCTCCGCATGTATTCCTAATGTTTTTTGATAACTCCCATCCATTCATTTCAGGCATCCCAATATCTGTAAATACGATGTCGCATTTGTTATGATTTAGATACTTCAAGGCATTTTTTCCTCCATTTGCAATACCGCATTTATGACCCATTAATTCTATCAATTCACTAGCATTTTCTCTTATTGATAAATCATCATCTACCCATAAAACATTATAATGTTTATTTACCATTTTTCTATTTTTGCTAATTTCTTCTATTTCATTTTGTTTACTTATTGGGTACACAATTTCAATTATTGTTCCTTTGCCTAATTCCGAAAATTTAACACCAATATTACCTCCATGTTTATTTATTAAGCCGTAAACACCGCTCATTCCAAGCCCTCTTCCTTCCTTAAATCCTTTTGTAGTATAAAACGGTTGAAATATTTTTAATTTACTTTCTTCATCCATTCCAATACCTGTATCTGTAAAAGTAATGAATACACTTTTGGCTTTTATGCATGTTTCAATAATAATATTTCCGCCTTCGGGCATTGCTTCAATACTATTTTTAATTAAATTAAAGATTACCGATTTTAACTCTCCTTTATTACAATTAATCTTTGGGGAATCTGCAAAAACTGTTGTTATATTTATTTTTAATCCAATTTTTTCTATGTTGTCTTTCCAAAAAGGTTGTGATTCATTTAAGCTTTCTTTAAGAATTGAATTTAAATCTATCAGTTCAGATTCTACGTTTTCATTTACGGTATCACTAAAACTTTGCAACGCATTAACCCTTTCAGAAACGTCGGTTATAACATTCATAATATTATTTAACTTGTCAAGACTAGAATCTGATAACCCCTTTTGAATTTTTACAATTTCTAAATTCCCAATCATTGATTGAAGTGAATTATTAAAATCATGAGCTATAGAAGATGCCATTTCCCCAAATGCTATAAGTCTTTGATGCTTTATATGTGCCTTCTCCAATCGTTTTTGCAAGGAAATTTCCTGCACCGTTCCAACCATTCTAATTAGATTTTCATCTTCATCTAAAAAACATTTTGCTCTTGAAATAACTGAAATAACCGAATTATCTTCTTTAACAATTTTATTTTCAAGATAGAAAGTTGTTTTATTAGCTAAGGTTTCTTGTATGGCTTTTTCATAACGCTCCTTATCATCTGGATGTACATGATGAAGCGCTAGTTGATAAGAAGGCATTGTTGAACTAGGTTTTAAACCTAATAAGATAAACATCATGTCCGACCATTCAACTTCATTTGTCACCACATTCCATTCCCAACTGCCCATATGAGCCATCTCTTGTGCTTCACTTAATAATTGAATATAATCGGAAAGTTTTCTTGGCTTTTTATCTTGTTGCTCATTTCCATTGCTAGTCTTTTTCATTTTAATTTAGATTGATGACATCTAATAATCATAAATATTTTGCGTTTATGAATAATTCTCTATCGATAGTGATTTTTAAGGATTCGCTTTAGCGATTAAAATAAATACTTTGCGGCTTTCAGAAACATCAACGTCCGAAGGGACTTGACATTGGTAGAAAGATGTGACTGTCGTATATGGATTGCACTTAAGCATTGGCTTTATTTAGTGATGGGCTTGTTTTTATTTAAAAAACTCAATGTATTTAAATAAAACATGTTGAAACCTTTTAGGAAGGATTTGCTTAACATCTCTTTCTAAAACCTTTATACATCTTTGTAAATGTAGTAAAATCAATTTGATTTTTCCGCTGAATTTAAATTTCTCATTTGATAAAGATTTAGGATTAGCTTCATTTTTCTACTAGAAAATGTGTCTAAACAAATGTAATACGATGTTTTGCCACCCTATAAAATAAGAATACTATGTTAATTTACCTTCTGTATTCTTAGAATCATGCTGTCAGAAAAGTTCTATTTAATACAATTTTTTATCCTTAATCAAAGTATACGATTCAATATAGGACTTCATTTCAATAAAAAATAGTAGATTAATATCAAGCACCTTATTTCAAATTCATAACCCTAAGGTCAAGGGTTCAAATTCGGTTTTCGCTACAATTTTAAATCAGTATAAAACTAAATTTATCTAACCAGCGTAGGTCACAAAGTTTCTGGGAGTTTCGTACAAGGTAATTTTTAAATCTAAATGATCTGGAAGCTGTTTTCTTAATTTATCATAAATAACCACGGCTATATTTTCTGCGGTTGGGTTTAGCGCTCTAAATTCTGGCACTTCAATGTTTAGATTTTTATGATCAAAGCAATCTTCAATTTCAGATTTTATAATATTCTTTAAAATTCCTAAATCATACACATAGCCCGTTTCTTTATCAATTTCACCTGTTAAAGATACGATTAGCTCATAATTATGACCATGAAAATTAGGGTTGCTACATTTGCTAAAAACTTCAAAGTTTTTTTCATCAGACCACTCTTTTTTATACAATCTGTGTGCTGCATTAAAATGTGCTTTTCTATGAACGGTAACTTTAGGCATTTGTAAGTTTTTGATAAGATTCTTTAAAAATTATTTTAAACCACTCCGTGTAGTTTGAAGGATGCGCTTCAATATCATTTTTAACGTCTTCTAAAAGCATCCATTTATAGGCTTCAGCTTCTTCTTTATTAATATGAGGTTCGTCATCAAAATATCCAATAAGTACATGGTCAAATTCATGCTCTGTTAAACCATTATCAAAAGGAGCCTTGTACACAAAAGAAAACACTTCTTTTAAAGGGGTTGTAAACCCCATTTCTTCTTGCAATCGACGTTTACCTGCTGCTAAATTACTTTCACCGTCTCTTTGATGAGAACAACATGTATTGGTCCATAATAAAGGAGAATGGTATTTTGATGCTGCTCTTTGTTGCAACATTAATTCTCCTTTTTTATTGAAAATAAATACCGAGAAAGCCCGATGTAAAAGAGCTTTTTCGTGCGCTTCCATTTTTGGCATTAACCCTATTTGGTTATTTTTTTCATCAACTAAAACAACTAATTCCTCCATAATGACAAATATACTCCAATCAAATATTTTTAAAACCTAAATTTATTATAAAATCTTTAGAATCTTCTATTCTTCTACTTTGATAATTTATATTTGAGGTTCTAAATGTTAAGCTTCAAAAATTGAAAAAACCTATTAAAATATTGGCGATAATCCTAATTGTTTTCTTGTATCAATGCAATCAGAAATCAACAAAAGAAAAAAATACGGAAGAAAACAAGAAAGAAGAAAAACTTAAACATAAGAATGGTTCTAAAACAAATTCAGATCTCGAAAACAAAATTATAAAACCTTGGGATAGCCTAAACAGCAAAAATACAGAAGCCTTTTTGACAGAATATGGCAAACAAAACCCAGAAACCAAAGTTATTATTAAAACAAAATTTGGCGATATAAAATTGAGATTATATGAAGATGTACCTGTACACAGAGCTAATTTTATTTTTCTTACAAAAATTAAATATTTTAATACCACCGTTATTTATAGAGTAGCAAAAAACTTTGTGATTCAAGGTGGTAATTCTGATAATATGTACACTCAAAAACAGCGCAGAAAATACGGAAATTATTTAATGAAACCAGAGTTTAAAGCGCATAGAACTCATAAATATGGCGCTTTAGCAGCAGCAAGACAATGGGAAAAAAACCCTAATAAATTATCGAGTCCTTTTGAGTTTTACATGGTTCATAAAAGAGATGGTGCACATCATTTAGATAATGAACATACCGTTTTTGGCGAGGTTATTTCTGGTTTTGATACCCTAGATAAAATATCTAAAGTAAAAGTGGGTGTTGATGAGTGGCCCGTGAATGATATAGCAATGACCATTGAAATTTTGAATTAAGAATTATAAAATAGCTGTTTTTATAGATTTTTTTGATAGGGATTTCAACTATTTTTTCAAGTTCAATGGATCCAACAAAAGATCATCTCAATTTACATTATATTGGATAAAAACCGCAACTTAATTTACAAAAATTGGCAAATTCGTGGCTTAAAACTTTTAACGTATTTTATAAAATTCCAGTTTCTGTTGTATTTTAACGTGTATATTGATTTTTAATTTATGTTGCAGTAAAACCTTTGGAATTCCTGAAATCTGTGTCTTACTTTACAATGGCTATCATTATAAAAAGTTTAGAATAAAACCTATATTTGCACCTCAAATTTTGTAGATGAGTTTTTTAAAAGAAATAGCACGTAGAAGAACATTTGGTATTATATCCCATCCAGATGCAGGTAAAACGACTCTTACTGAAAAGTTATTATTATTTGGTGGTGCCATTCAAGAAGCAGGTGCTGTAAAAAATAATAAAATTAAAAAAGGCGCAACTTCCGATTTTATGGAAATTGAGCGACAAAGGGGAATTTCTGTAGCCACCTCCGTATTAGCATTTATTTACAAAGACAAAAAAATAAACATTTTAGACACACCTGGTCATAAAGATTTTGCAGAAGATACGTTTAGAACCTTAACGGCTGTAGATAGTGTGATTGTTGTAATTGATGTTGCAAAAGGTGTTGAGCCACAAACCGAAAAATTAGTAGAAGTTTGTAGAATGAGAAGCATACCAATGTTGGTTTTTATCAATAAATTGGATAGAGAAGGTAAAGATGCTTTTGATTTACTAGATGAAGTTGAGCAAAAATTAGGTTTGCGAGTAACCCCAATGAGTTTCCCAATCGGAATGGGATATGACTTTAAAGGAATTTATAATATTTGGGAAAAGAAATTAAATCTTTTTTCTGGCGATAATAAGCAAACTATCTCCGAAGGTGTTCAATTTGATGATCTTGCAAATCCTGAATTAGACAAAATTGTTGGCAAAAAAGCCGCAGATACTTTACGCGAAGAAATCGAATTAATTAGTGAGGTTTATCCTGATTTTAATAGAGACGAATATTTAAGAGGAGAATTACAACCCGTATTTTTTGGTTCTGCCTTAAATAATTTTGGAGTAAAAGAATTGTTAGATGCCTTTATTGAAATTGCTCCTGCACCGCAACCTAAAAAAGCGGAAGAGCGTTTGGTAGATTCTAAGGAAAAAAAAATGACCGGTTTCGTGTTTAAAATCCATGCCAATATGGATCCTAAACACAGAGACAGATTGGCTTTTATCAAAATAGTATCAGGAATCTTTAAAAGAAATTCGCCATATTTACATGTTCGAAATGGTAAAAAAGTAAAATTTTCGAGTCCGAATGCATTCTTTGCAGAAAAGAAAGAAATTGTAGATGAGTCTTTTCCTGGAGATATTGTTGGGATTCATGATACGGGTAATTTTAAAATTGGTGATACCTTAACAGAAGGAGAAGTCTTAAATTTTAAAGGAATTCCTAGTTTTTCTCCAGAACATTTTAGGTATGTAAACAATGCAGACCCCATGAAATCTAAACAATTATACAAAGGTTTAGATCAATTAATGGATGAAGGTGTTGCGCAATTATTTATTTTAGAAATGAACGGGCGAAGAGTAATTGGTACCGTAGGTGCTTTACAATTTGAAGTAATACAATACCGATTAGAACATGAATATGGTGCGAAATGTACCTATGAAAATTTAAACGTACACAAAGCTTGTTGGGTTGAACCTGATAATATTAAAAGTGAAGAGTTTAAAGAATTTAAGCGCGTAAAGCAACGCTATTTGGCCAAAGATAAACAAGGTCAATTGGTGTTTTTGGCGGACTCTGCTTTTACCATACAAATGACACAGAGTAAATATCCTTCGGTAAAATTGCATTTTACAAGCGAATTTAAAAATTAAACAAATGAGGAAGATACTATTTTTATTAATTATTACTTTTTTGAGTTTCAATAGCTTTTCTCAAGATTTTAATTTAGATAATTTAGAAGGAAAAGAATTAAAAAACAGCATTCGTTTAAATTACATTTTAATTGATCAACCCGATATCACCTATACTTATGGTCAAGGTAGTACATATAAATTAGACCCAAAAATGGGTTTATTTGGTTTAAATTATAACATCCCTTTAAATGATTGGTTGTATACAGGTGCTGGTTTTCATGGAGCAGTCTATGGAGATCAAGGTGGATTATTTACTTTGGGTATTAATTTAGGAGTCAATAAACAACTTTATAAGAATTTATATTTTGATGCAAATATCCATTTTGGTGGCGGAGGTGGTTTTAGAAGTTTGGTTAATGGCGGTGGTATTATTTATCCAAATGCTGGTTTACAATATAAAACAGATCAATTTGCTCTTGGTCTTCAATATGGTTACGTAAATTTCTTTACAGGCATTCAAAAGGGAGATAATATTTCTTTCTTTGTCGAAATACCAACAACATTAAGAACTACTTCTTATAAAGATGCTCAAGAAAAATTTGAAGTAAACAATACTTCAGAAGATGAATATTGGCAGAAACCTGCTGTAAAAAGTGTACAACAAATAACTTTTGATTATCTTTTTCCGATAGGTTCTACCAGAAATGATGGAAATGGTAACTTTAACAACACAACTCCTATTACCCAAACATTAAGTCTTTTAGGTTTTGAATATCAGCGTTATTTAACAGAAAGCGCTTTTATTTACGCACATGTAGATGCAATGTATGGTGGCTTAAGAGCTGGTTTTATGGATGTGTTTTTCGGAATAGGTAAAAACTTTATAGAATCAAAATATATAAACTTATTCGCGAAAGCTGGTATTGGAGCGGCAGGCGGTAGAGTTTTTCCTGAAGGTGGTTTAACCATGTACCCTAGTTTAGGGGCAGACGTAAAAATTACCAAAAAAATGGGTATTAGTCTCCATGGTGGTTATCATAGATCTGTTGGTGGAACTTTTGAAGCCTATACAGCTGGTTTTAGTTTAAAATATTATGGTTTAAGTGGAGGGATAAAAGATCCTTATTCAGCAGAAAAAGTAAAACAAATAAAAACCCAAGGTGTTCAAATAGGCTTTCAAAATCAAACTTATTTCGATGTTGCCATTCTTGATAAACCTGATAATGATTTACAATTATTGGC is a window of Polaribacter litorisediminis DNA encoding:
- the lipA gene encoding lipoyl synthase; its protein translation is MAIESVVLPERPKKPKWLRVKLPVGKKYTELRGLVDKYKLNTICTSGSCPNMGECWGEGTATFMILGNICTRSCGFCGVKTGRPETVEWDEPEKVARSIKIMGIKHAVITSVDRDDLKDGGSIIWAETVEAIRRANPNTTLETLIPDFQGNTKQIDRIIEVHPEVVSHNMETVRRLTREVRIQAKYDRSLGVLKYLKDNGMRSKTGLMLGLGETEEEVIETMKDLQGVGLDVLTIGQYLQPTKKHLPLKEFITPEQFKKYETIGLEMGFMYVESGPLVRSSYKAHKHAK
- a CDS encoding peptide chain release factor 3, whose protein sequence is MSFLKEIARRRTFGIISHPDAGKTTLTEKLLLFGGAIQEAGAVKNNKIKKGATSDFMEIERQRGISVATSVLAFIYKDKKINILDTPGHKDFAEDTFRTLTAVDSVIVVIDVAKGVEPQTEKLVEVCRMRSIPMLVFINKLDREGKDAFDLLDEVEQKLGLRVTPMSFPIGMGYDFKGIYNIWEKKLNLFSGDNKQTISEGVQFDDLANPELDKIVGKKAADTLREEIELISEVYPDFNRDEYLRGELQPVFFGSALNNFGVKELLDAFIEIAPAPQPKKAEERLVDSKEKKMTGFVFKIHANMDPKHRDRLAFIKIVSGIFKRNSPYLHVRNGKKVKFSSPNAFFAEKKEIVDESFPGDIVGIHDTGNFKIGDTLTEGEVLNFKGIPSFSPEHFRYVNNADPMKSKQLYKGLDQLMDEGVAQLFILEMNGRRVIGTVGALQFEVIQYRLEHEYGAKCTYENLNVHKACWVEPDNIKSEEFKEFKRVKQRYLAKDKQGQLVFLADSAFTIQMTQSKYPSVKLHFTSEFKN
- the idi gene encoding isopentenyl-diphosphate Delta-isomerase, which encodes MEELVVLVDEKNNQIGLMPKMEAHEKALLHRAFSVFIFNKKGELMLQQRAASKYHSPLLWTNTCCSHQRDGESNLAAGKRRLQEEMGFTTPLKEVFSFVYKAPFDNGLTEHEFDHVLIGYFDDEPHINKEEAEAYKWMLLEDVKNDIEAHPSNYTEWFKIIFKESYQKLTNA
- a CDS encoding peptidylprolyl isomerase gives rise to the protein MKKPIKILAIILIVFLYQCNQKSTKEKNTEENKKEEKLKHKNGSKTNSDLENKIIKPWDSLNSKNTEAFLTEYGKQNPETKVIIKTKFGDIKLRLYEDVPVHRANFIFLTKIKYFNTTVIYRVAKNFVIQGGNSDNMYTQKQRRKYGNYLMKPEFKAHRTHKYGALAAARQWEKNPNKLSSPFEFYMVHKRDGAHHLDNEHTVFGEVISGFDTLDKISKVKVGVDEWPVNDIAMTIEILN
- a CDS encoding hybrid sensor histidine kinase/response regulator; this encodes MKKTSNGNEQQDKKPRKLSDYIQLLSEAQEMAHMGSWEWNVVTNEVEWSDMMFILLGLKPSSTMPSYQLALHHVHPDDKERYEKAIQETLANKTTFYLENKIVKEDNSVISVISRAKCFLDEDENLIRMVGTVQEISLQKRLEKAHIKHQRLIAFGEMASSIAHDFNNSLQSMIGNLEIVKIQKGLSDSSLDKLNNIMNVITDVSERVNALQSFSDTVNENVESELIDLNSILKESLNESQPFWKDNIEKIGLKINITTVFADSPKINCNKGELKSVIFNLIKNSIEAMPEGGNIIIETCIKAKSVFITFTDTGIGMDEESKLKIFQPFYTTKGFKEGRGLGMSGVYGLINKHGGNIGVKFSELGKGTIIEIVYPISKQNEIEEISKNRKMVNKHYNVLWVDDDLSIRENASELIELMGHKCGIANGGKNALKYLNHNKCDIVFTDIGMPEMNGWELSKNIRNTCGDKIKIVVVTGWDIDENTKNDHDVNFVLQKPFTMEQIKEIIMNV
- a CDS encoding 6-pyruvoyl trahydropterin synthase family protein, producing MPKVTVHRKAHFNAAHRLYKKEWSDEKNFEVFSKCSNPNFHGHNYELIVSLTGEIDKETGYVYDLGILKNIIKSEIEDCFDHKNLNIEVPEFRALNPTAENIAVVIYDKLRKQLPDHLDLKITLYETPRNFVTYAG
- a CDS encoding NRAMP family divalent metal transporter, which codes for MKKSFLQSLGPGLLFAGAAIGVSHLVQSTKAGAEFGFGLFWALLLVHIFKYPFFQFGPRYAAATGETLLDGYKKLGKGMLAIYYVLNFGTMFTIQAAVTIVTAGLASQLFGLTNNLVVWSVILLLISILILVIGKYKLLDNLMKYIIIILTISTIAAVSVALFSSKEAFDVTQIIPSGTVEITFLIAFLGWMPAPLDVSIWHSIWSVEKSKNTFIKIKPKDAIFDFNVGYAGTLILGICFVLLGALVMYKSGETFSNKGGVFASQLITLYTKNLGNFSYIFIAVAAFTTMFSTTITTLDASPRAMNRSSKLLFNKEFKFGYWFWILLLFTGTFIILQFYMENMGGLIKIATILSFLTAPFYAILNYILITGKHTPKEHQPKLFTRILSIIGIAFLVGFNFWFLKNL